In Antechinus flavipes isolate AdamAnt ecotype Samford, QLD, Australia chromosome 3, AdamAnt_v2, whole genome shotgun sequence, a genomic segment contains:
- the ZNF581 gene encoding zinc finger protein 581 has product MAMEPPPPQASPSPEPGPSSTPEAPGQPPRLGRYLLIDTQGVPYTVLVEEEAETPTGEVAVGSSSRKCYSCPVCSRVFEYLSYLQRHSVSHSELKPFICAVCGKAFKRASHLARHRSTHRVGGGRPHACPLCPRRFRDAGELAQHSRVHSGERPFQCPHCPRRFSERNTLQRHTRRKHP; this is encoded by the coding sequence ATGGCCATGGAACCTCCTCCCCCCCAGGCGTCTCCCTCCCCAGAACCGGGCCCCTCGTCCACCCCCGAGGCTCCCGGACAGCCGCCCAGGCTGGGCCGATACCTCCTCATTGACACGCAGGGTGTTCCCTACACGGTGCTGGTGGAAGAGGAGGCCGAGACCCCCACGGGGGAGGTGGCGGTGGGCTCCAGCTCCCGAAAGTGCTACAGCTGCCCCGTGTGTTCCCGAGTCTTCGAGTACTTGTCCTACCTTCAGAGACACAGCGTCTCCCACTCGGAGCTCAAGCCCTTCATCTGCGCGGTCTGCGGGAAAGCCTTCAAGCGCGCCAGCCACCTGGCCCGCCACCGGTCCACACACAGGGTCGGGGGCGGCCGGCCCCACGCCTGTCCCCTGTGTCCCCGAAGATTCCGGGACGCGGGGGAGCTGGCCCAGCACAGCCGAGTCCACTCGGGCGAGCGACCCTTCCAGTGCCCTCACTGCCCTCGGCGCTTCAGTGAGAGAAATACCCTGCAGAGACACACTCGGAGGAAGCATCCGTGA
- the CCDC106 gene encoding coiled-coil domain-containing protein 106, which produces MNERNGRRRTMKKDEESFEISIPFNETPPLESPQIFYGLSPPQAASRVRLRAGGGGRRAPRRSLALLTLSGPFPPEPPEPTSPTLALMNSVKTQLHMALERNSWLQKRIEDLEEERDFLRCQLDKFISSARMDAEDHCRGKPGPRRAEGTDGRGGGEASDPESGASSLSGCSEEGGSAERKRQKQKGGAGRRRFGKPKARERQRVKDADGVLCRYKKILGTFQKLKSMSRAFEHHRVDRNTVALTTPIAELLIVAPEKLAEVGEFDPSKERLLEYSRRCFLALDDETLKKVQALKKSKLLLPITYRFKR; this is translated from the exons ATGAACGAGCGAAACGGCCGGAGGCGGACAA tGAAGAAGGATGAGGAGAGCTTTGAGATCTCCATCCCATTCAACGAGACCCCTCCTCTAGAGTCCCCCCAGATCTTCTACGGCTTGAGTCCGCCCCAGGCAGCTTCGAGGGTGAGACtgagggctgggggaggggggcggagGGCCCCACGCCGGAGCCTTGCCCTTCTCACCCTCTCTGGGCCCTTCCCCCCAGAGCCCCCGGAGCCCACATCCCCCACCCTGGCGCTGATGAATAGCGTGAAAACCCAGCTGCACATGGCCTTGGAGCGGAACTCCTGGCTGCAGAAGCGGATCGAGGACCTGGAGGAAGAGCGGGACTTCCTGCGCTGCCAGCTGGACAAGTTCATCTCCTCGGCCCGCATGGACGCAG AGGACCACTGCCGGGGCAAACCCGGCCCCCGGCGGGCAGAGGGCACGGACGGCCGTGGTGGAGGGGAGGCCTCCGACCCGGAGTCAGGGGCCTCCTCCCTCAGCGGCTGCTCGGAGGAGGGGGGCTCTGCCGAGAGGAAGCGCCAGAAGCAGAAGGGGGGCGCTGGCCGCAGGAGATTTGGGAAGCCCAAGGCCCGGGAGAGGCAGAGGG TGAAGGATGCCGACGGGGTGCTGTGCCGCTACAAGAAGATCTTGGGCACTTTTCAGAAGCTGAAGAGCATGTCAAGGGCCTTTGAGCACCACCGGGTGGACCGCAACACGGTGGCCTTGACCACGCCCATCGCCGAGCTGCTCATCGTGGCGCCCGAGAAGCTGGCCGAGGTTGGCGAGTTTGACCCGTCCAAGGAGCGGCTGCTGGAATACTCCCGCCGCTGTTTCCTGGCGCTGGATGACGAGACGCTGAAGAAGGTGCAGGCTCTCAAGAAAAGCAAGTTGCTGCTGCCCATCACGTACCGCTTCAAGCGGTGA